A section of the Ictalurus punctatus breed USDA103 chromosome 8, Coco_2.0, whole genome shotgun sequence genome encodes:
- the setd7 gene encoding histone-lysine N-methyltransferase SETD7 isoform X3, whose amino-acid sequence MDSDDDNVDEVLEGPVDDDGLPHGFCTVAYSSSDRFEGHFFHGEKNGKGKFFFFDGSTLDGSYVDDVLQGQGVYTYEDGGVLYGTYVDGELNGPAQEFDPEGRLIFKGQYKDNIHYGICWIYYPVLFTPTTNPLPPVSLLTKH is encoded by the exons GCCCAGTAGACGATGACGGGCTCCCCCATGGCTTCTGTACCGTCGCCTACTCCTCCAGTGACCGCTTCGAAGGCCATTTTTTCCACGGAGAAAAGAATGGAAAGGGCAAATTCTTCTTTTTCGACGGCAG CACTCTAGATGGATCCTATGTGGACGATGTACTTCAGGGCCAGGGTGTGTACACTTACGAGGACGGCGGAGTGCTGTACGGCACCTACGTGGACGGAGAGCTCAACGGTCCCGCTCAGGAGTTCGACCCGGAAGGACGTCTGATCTTCAAGGGCCAGTACAAGGATAACATCCACTATGGCATCTGCTGGATTTACTACCCG GTCCTGTTTACTCCTACGACAAATCCACTTCCTCCTGTATCGCTGCTCACAAAACACTGA
- the setd7 gene encoding histone-lysine N-methyltransferase SETD7 isoform X1 yields MDSDDDNVDEVLEGPVDDDGLPHGFCTVAYSSSDRFEGHFFHGEKNGKGKFFFFDGSTLDGSYVDDVLQGQGVYTYEDGGVLYGTYVDGELNGPAQEFDPEGRLIFKGQYKDNIHYGICWIYYPDRGCVVGEVNEDGEMTGKAVAYVYPDGHTALYGSFVDGELIEARLATLTNQENGRPHFTVQPDSPVYSYDKSTSSCIAAHKTLIDPYESQRVYVGQSLISGAGEGLFAKTDADADTVMAFYNGVRITHSEVDARDWSLNGNTISLDEDTVIDVPEPFNHTENYCASLGHKANHSFTPNCKYDPFVHARFGPIKCIRTIRAVQKDEELTVAYGYDHEPSGKSGPEAPDWYKQELREFQEREAERRVKDSY; encoded by the exons GCCCAGTAGACGATGACGGGCTCCCCCATGGCTTCTGTACCGTCGCCTACTCCTCCAGTGACCGCTTCGAAGGCCATTTTTTCCACGGAGAAAAGAATGGAAAGGGCAAATTCTTCTTTTTCGACGGCAG CACTCTAGATGGATCCTATGTGGACGATGTACTTCAGGGCCAGGGTGTGTACACTTACGAGGACGGCGGAGTGCTGTACGGCACCTACGTGGACGGAGAGCTCAACGGTCCCGCTCAGGAGTTCGACCCGGAAGGACGTCTGATCTTCAAGGGCCAGTACAAGGATAACATCCACTATGGCATCTGCTGGATTTACTACCCG GACCGAGGCTGCGTGGTGGGCGAGGTCAACGAGGACGGGGAGATGACGGGCAAAGCAGTGGCTTACGTTTACCCCGATGGACACACGGCTCTGTACGGGAGCTTTGTGGATGGGGAGCTCATCGAGGCCAGACTGGCCACGCTGACCAATCAGGAGAACGGCAGACCTCACTTCACCGTTCAGCCTGACA GTCCTGTTTACTCCTACGACAAATCCACTTCCTCCTGTATCGCTGCTCACAAAACACTGATCGACCCCTACGAGAGCCAGCG TGTGTACGTGGGGCAGTCGCTGATCTCTGGGGCAGGAGAAGGCCTGTTCGCCAAAACTGACGCAGACGCTGACACAGTCATGGCTTTTTACAATGGAGTACGCATCACACACTccgag GTCGACGCCCGTGATTGGTCCCTGAACGGGAACACCATTTCGTTAGATGAAGACACAGTGATCGATGTTCCTGAACCCTTTAACCATACAGAGAATTACTGTGCATCGCTTGGACACAAAGCCAATCACTCATTTACCCCCAACTGCAAATACGACCC GTTCGTTCATGCTCGCTTTGGTCCAATCAAATGCATCCGAACAATCCGAGCGGTTCAAAAAGACGAGGAACTCACAGTCGCTTACGGTTACGACCATGAACCTTCTGGGAAATCGGGTCCAGAGGCTCCAGACTGGTACAAACAGGAGCTACGTGAGTTTCAGGAAAGAGAAGCTGAAAGAAGAGTTAAGGACTCTTATTAA
- the setd7 gene encoding histone-lysine N-methyltransferase SETD7 isoform X2 translates to MGLGVHPGRGDNPSPSQSHTTDNSGNVNQPRITLDGSYVDDVLQGQGVYTYEDGGVLYGTYVDGELNGPAQEFDPEGRLIFKGQYKDNIHYGICWIYYPDRGCVVGEVNEDGEMTGKAVAYVYPDGHTALYGSFVDGELIEARLATLTNQENGRPHFTVQPDSPVYSYDKSTSSCIAAHKTLIDPYESQRVYVGQSLISGAGEGLFAKTDADADTVMAFYNGVRITHSEVDARDWSLNGNTISLDEDTVIDVPEPFNHTENYCASLGHKANHSFTPNCKYDPFVHARFGPIKCIRTIRAVQKDEELTVAYGYDHEPSGKSGPEAPDWYKQELREFQEREAERRVKDSY, encoded by the exons ATGGGActcggggtacatcctggacgaGGTGACAacccatcaccatcacaatcgcacactacggacaattctggaaatgtcaatcagcctagaAT CACTCTAGATGGATCCTATGTGGACGATGTACTTCAGGGCCAGGGTGTGTACACTTACGAGGACGGCGGAGTGCTGTACGGCACCTACGTGGACGGAGAGCTCAACGGTCCCGCTCAGGAGTTCGACCCGGAAGGACGTCTGATCTTCAAGGGCCAGTACAAGGATAACATCCACTATGGCATCTGCTGGATTTACTACCCG GACCGAGGCTGCGTGGTGGGCGAGGTCAACGAGGACGGGGAGATGACGGGCAAAGCAGTGGCTTACGTTTACCCCGATGGACACACGGCTCTGTACGGGAGCTTTGTGGATGGGGAGCTCATCGAGGCCAGACTGGCCACGCTGACCAATCAGGAGAACGGCAGACCTCACTTCACCGTTCAGCCTGACA GTCCTGTTTACTCCTACGACAAATCCACTTCCTCCTGTATCGCTGCTCACAAAACACTGATCGACCCCTACGAGAGCCAGCG TGTGTACGTGGGGCAGTCGCTGATCTCTGGGGCAGGAGAAGGCCTGTTCGCCAAAACTGACGCAGACGCTGACACAGTCATGGCTTTTTACAATGGAGTACGCATCACACACTccgag GTCGACGCCCGTGATTGGTCCCTGAACGGGAACACCATTTCGTTAGATGAAGACACAGTGATCGATGTTCCTGAACCCTTTAACCATACAGAGAATTACTGTGCATCGCTTGGACACAAAGCCAATCACTCATTTACCCCCAACTGCAAATACGACCC GTTCGTTCATGCTCGCTTTGGTCCAATCAAATGCATCCGAACAATCCGAGCGGTTCAAAAAGACGAGGAACTCACAGTCGCTTACGGTTACGACCATGAACCTTCTGGGAAATCGGGTCCAGAGGCTCCAGACTGGTACAAACAGGAGCTACGTGAGTTTCAGGAAAGAGAAGCTGAAAGAAGAGTTAAGGACTCTTATTAA